The sequence GGACAGCAAGAAAGTGTTGGGTAAAGCTTTTGAAAAGTTCACAGCCCTTAAGTCAGAAGCTGAAAAAGCACTTGATGGCAAGGTCAGTGCTGAAGTGAAGCGTCAGTCGCTGCGCAGTGAAGGTGTCCTGAACGACTTGCACCTATTGAATATCCAGGTTAATGACTATTACGATTATCTGCAGGAGGACTTGAAAAACCAAATTCAATTCATCATATTGTCGGCCATCATCGGCAGCATCCTGCTAGTAGTCATCGCCGGGGGAATCGGGATCAGGCTGACAAGCTCAATCACAAGGCCCTTGAAAAAGATCGCTATTAACGCCCAAGAAATTGCCAAAGGCAACTTAATGATTGAAAAAGTCTCATACAAGCATAAGGATGAGCTTGGAACCTTGAACGAGTCATTCGACATGATGGCAGCACAATTGACATCCTTGCTGCAAAAGGTGAATATGGCCAGCAAGGAAGTGGAAGATTTCGCGCAGGAAATAGAACAGGAAAATGTATCGCTTACAGAGATTTCGAATCAGGTTGCTGTATCAACGGATGAGCTATCCGCAGGAGCCCAGACTGTCTCTGAAGATTTACAGCAATCTGTCGAACTGATTGACGAAATGGATAAGGAAATCATGCTGAATCTAGATCACACCCAGGAATCTTCTTCATACAGCAAGGAAGCCGTGGAAGCAATCAGCAAAGGCAGAAAAGCGATAGAGGGGCAAAAGGTTTTGATAACGGAAAACAAAGAAGCCTCGTATTCTATCCAGGCAGCAACAGATCAATTCGTAGGATATGCAGCAAAAATTGAAGACATGGCCAAGTCTGTTTCAGCCATCGCTGCCCAGACCAACCTGCTTGCGTTGAATGCAGCCATTGAAGCTGCAAGGGCCGGCGAGGCGGGCAAAGGGTTCGCGGTAGTTGCTTCAGAGGTGAGGAAGCTGGCTGAAGAATCAAATAAAGCAACAACGCAAATTTTTGATATGGTCAACCTTCTAAAGACAGGTCTCGATGAGATTGGGGAAGCGGTGAACAAAGGCGGGGCAATCGCTGATGAGCAAATGGCATCGATGAATCTGACTATGTCCGCATTTGAAAATATCGAAACAAAAGTAGGCAGCATCTCGGAAAAGGTATTCCAGCTTGTGAAAGGTATGGAAGCTTCGAAGGAACTAGGAGCCAGGGTTCTCCATAATGTCGAATCTATCAGTGCTGTCGTCGAAGAAACCGCCGCTGGAAGCGAAGAAATCTCGGCATCCACAACTGAACAATTATCCGCATTTGGCAACCTGTCCAAAAAAGTGACAGACCTGAGGAAGCTGACAAATGAGCTAAACGGATCCGTTTCCGTATTTAAATTTAATAAGTGATTTTAAAAGTATCATAGCTTGGGCTATGGTACTTTTTTATGCTAAGGAGTAAAAGCGATGGCGTTACAGATAGATTTCAATTCTATGTAAATCAAAGTTTGGCCGATGTATGATTAGGTGGTTGATATAATTAAGAATGTGGTCGATATACTCTGAAATATGGTCGATATAATGAAAAATCCGCTGATATATTTTAAAAAGTGGTCGATAAATTAGAAAAATCGCCAATATAACAAACATGGCACATGAAATTCCGGAAAATCCAAAGAAAATGAGCCAGAGTCAAAAAAAGTCACATCAATTTGACATGCAGTTTCCAACACATGAGTCTATAATAAAATAAAATGGCACCAGGCTAAAAATAAGAGAAGGTGAAGTTTTGAAACAAAGAGATTTATTCATGGTTTTTTTTCGGGTGGGAATCCTCGGATACGGCGGCGGCCCATCCTCGATTCCGCTTGTACATAAGGAAGTTGTAGATAAGTATAAATGGATGGACGCTGATGAGTTCGGAGATATCCTTGCTCTGGGAAATGCGCTCCCTGGTCCGATTGCGACTAAAATGGCCGGCTATATAGGCTATCGAGTTGGCGGAGTCCTTGGCATGCTCAATGCCCTGGCCGCCACGATGGTTCCGACGATTCTCCTGATGATTTTTCTGCTTACCGCTCTGAACTCATACAAGGATCAGCCCTGGGTAAAGGGGATGGCCGAAGCGGTCGTTCCGGTTGTTGCAGTCATGCTTGCCGTCCTTACATGGGATTTCATCAATAAATCTGGAAAATCGAAGCTTGGCTGGATTTGGACCATAGTGGCGCTCATTGTCAGCCTCGTCCTGCTCCAAATGATGAATGTGCACCCTGCCATTTTAATTTCTGTCCTGCTTCTCGGTGCTTTGTTTAAAAAAGACTCTTCTCCATCCGAACAAAAACAAGGGGGAGGAGATCAAACATGATTTATATCAAAATATTTCTGGCATTTTTCATACCAGGAATTTTAGGATATGGCGGCGGGCCAGCCTCCATCCCGTTGATTGAGAATGAAGTAGTGGACCGTTATGAATGGATGACTGTCAATGAATTCAGTGAAGTACTGGCAATGGGCAACGCTCTTCCTGGACCGATTGCGACGAAGATGGCCGGGTATATCGGATATACAGAAGGCGGCGTCCTTGGCGCGATAGTCGGGGTATTTGCATCGGTTGCCCCTTCATTGGTTTTAATGATCGGCCTGCTCGGCCTGTTGATGAAATTCAAGGATTCTGCTCGTGTAAAAAGGCTGACAATCGTTGTACGGCCGGTAATAGCTGTACTTCTCGGGGTCATGACCTATGATTTCTTTTTTTCCTCCTATGAAGGGATTGGCTTAACACAAACAATTCTGCTTGGAGGAATCAGTTTTGTCCTGATGGAAAAATTAAAAGTCCACCCAGCCTATGTAATTGCCGGTGCACTTGTATATGGAGCCCTTGTTTTGGCATAAACAAGGGTTTTTGTTTTGCTGCCTTGTATTAGTTTTTAAGGAGGAAAGAATCTTCCTCTAATCAAATCAGATCAAGTCATGTAAAAAGGTGCAGTTTAAGCTTTTATTGTGAAAAATAATTTCCTTACTCTGCCAGCACTGTAAGCGTTATCACCAGCAAAACACAGAAAAAACTATATTGACAAATTAAACTGAGAGTTTTAATATTTCAATTATTGAAATGAATTTAATAAGTTACTTATCAAGAGAGACTGAGGGATTAGGCCCAATGACGTCCGGCAACCTCCTTTATGGAAAGGTGCCACTTCCTGCAGAATGTGTTCATTCTGAAAGATAAGTCGTATAGTTGTTTACGATGCCTCTTTCTATGAATGAAAGAGGCATTTTTTTATTGAGCGAAAATGGGGGTGTAAACATGATTGAAGTGAAGAATCTGGTCAAGGTGTATAACACGAAAAAGGGATCGGTGACTGGTGTTGACGATGTTTCGTTAAAAGTAGAAAATGGCGAAATTTATGGGATTGTCGGATACAGCGGCGCAGGCAAAAGTTCCTTGTTGAGATGCCTCAATCTTCTGGAGCAGCCGACGTCGGGAGAAATTTATATAGATGGTGTCGAGCTTACATCCTTAAGCAAGGGGGAGCTAAGGAAGGCACGACTTAAAATCGGGATGATTTTTCAGCACTTCCATCTAGTTAGCGCAAAGACTGTCAGTGAGAACATCGCTTTTGCGCTTAAAGCTGCAGGTACTCCAAAAGCGAGAATAAATGAAAGAGTACTTGAGCTATTACATATGGTGGGTCTGTCGGACAAAAAAGATGTCTATCCGGCTCAGTTGTCTGGCGGTCAGAAGCAGCGTGTGGGCATAGCAAGGGCACTTGCGAACAACCCATCGGTTCTGTTATGCGACGAAGCAACATCCGCCCTGGACCCGAGCACCACTCGCTCTATATTATCTTTGCTGAAAAAGATTAATAGAGAGCTAGGAATCACTATTGTCCTGATCACTCATGAAATGGAAGTAGTCAAGACGATTTGTGACAGGATGGCCGTTATGCAGGACGGGAAAATCATTGAGGAAGGAAATGTCTATGATGTTTTTGCGAATCCACAAGAGCCGCTGACAAAGGATTTCGTTAACTCCATCCTTCAATTCGAACTGCCTGATAGGCTGATGAAGGAACGCAAAGGAAAACTGATCAAGATTTACTTTCAAGGTGAGATTGCTGAGCAGGGTGTGATTGCCGATGTGTTCCAAAAATTTAATGTCCGGGGAAATATCCTGCACGGAAAGATTGAGTATATACAGGATACTCCACTCGGAATCTTTATTATGGAAGTTTCGGGCGAAACGCTGGAAATCGATCGGGCCATTGACTATATT comes from Mesobacillus jeotgali and encodes:
- a CDS encoding methyl-accepting chemotaxis protein; translated protein: MTIKKKLLLNLLLAIGLSIVMISFIIYRMLMVQSSNQDYVQVLLTVQNLQAETSATKQSLSNFSFNPTEGNRQEALTKMKKTSDIFTQAEGLIQQEDSKKVLGKAFEKFTALKSEAEKALDGKVSAEVKRQSLRSEGVLNDLHLLNIQVNDYYDYLQEDLKNQIQFIILSAIIGSILLVVIAGGIGIRLTSSITRPLKKIAINAQEIAKGNLMIEKVSYKHKDELGTLNESFDMMAAQLTSLLQKVNMASKEVEDFAQEIEQENVSLTEISNQVAVSTDELSAGAQTVSEDLQQSVELIDEMDKEIMLNLDHTQESSSYSKEAVEAISKGRKAIEGQKVLITENKEASYSIQAATDQFVGYAAKIEDMAKSVSAIAAQTNLLALNAAIEAARAGEAGKGFAVVASEVRKLAEESNKATTQIFDMVNLLKTGLDEIGEAVNKGGAIADEQMASMNLTMSAFENIETKVGSISEKVFQLVKGMEASKELGARVLHNVESISAVVEETAAGSEEISASTTEQLSAFGNLSKKVTDLRKLTNELNGSVSVFKFNK
- a CDS encoding chromate transporter, giving the protein MKQRDLFMVFFRVGILGYGGGPSSIPLVHKEVVDKYKWMDADEFGDILALGNALPGPIATKMAGYIGYRVGGVLGMLNALAATMVPTILLMIFLLTALNSYKDQPWVKGMAEAVVPVVAVMLAVLTWDFINKSGKSKLGWIWTIVALIVSLVLLQMMNVHPAILISVLLLGALFKKDSSPSEQKQGGGDQT
- a CDS encoding chromate transporter, whose translation is MIYIKIFLAFFIPGILGYGGGPASIPLIENEVVDRYEWMTVNEFSEVLAMGNALPGPIATKMAGYIGYTEGGVLGAIVGVFASVAPSLVLMIGLLGLLMKFKDSARVKRLTIVVRPVIAVLLGVMTYDFFFSSYEGIGLTQTILLGGISFVLMEKLKVHPAYVIAGALVYGALVLA
- a CDS encoding methionine ABC transporter ATP-binding protein translates to MIEVKNLVKVYNTKKGSVTGVDDVSLKVENGEIYGIVGYSGAGKSSLLRCLNLLEQPTSGEIYIDGVELTSLSKGELRKARLKIGMIFQHFHLVSAKTVSENIAFALKAAGTPKARINERVLELLHMVGLSDKKDVYPAQLSGGQKQRVGIARALANNPSVLLCDEATSALDPSTTRSILSLLKKINRELGITIVLITHEMEVVKTICDRMAVMQDGKIIEEGNVYDVFANPQEPLTKDFVNSILQFELPDRLMKERKGKLIKIYFQGEIAEQGVIADVFQKFNVRGNILHGKIEYIQDTPLGIFIMEVSGETLEIDRAIDYIAARTRNLEVIGDAA